Within Trichoderma atroviride chromosome 2, complete sequence, the genomic segment GGCCAGGAGGCGGGCCAACTGCTCAAAATCGGTCAGGGATCGGCGGCTCGTAGTTACAGTATAACTATCATGGTCCGTTGGAGCTGCCGACTTGAGAACCAACCGTACAGTACTATCTTCTACGAAAAAAGCCCTGACCACGCCCGTGATCCGCCCATCGCGTGCTGGTGGCATGCTGAAAAGCCCGAGGTCATCGATCCTATTTCTCACCTCGTCGTCCTTAGCCAGCTCTACCGCGGTGAGGCCTCGTAATTCTTTAGCTCCAAGATCTACTCGAGGGTCGGCAAAAAGAGCCCTGACCATGTCGTATCGGCCATACTTGCTGGCAACCATCAATGCCGTAAACTTCTTCTCGTTCGTAGCGTTTACATCCACATCGCAGAATTGTAAGATTTGTAATGCCAATCTAGGGTCATTCATAATGTGCAAGAGGGTGTTGCCTTTGCCGTCAATGTGTTCGTCGACATGCAGCGGCTGCCCATCAAGCTGTGATTGCTGCGCAGCCCGGATGCCGTCCTCCACCATGGCGTAGTAATCTACGTGGTCGTAACAGCGACACAGCGCAAAAAGCGGCGTCTGTCCAtttttgtctctttggcGCCATTGGATAAGAGACCCGATAGAACCAATCATCCACGGCGCGTTAAACAGATAGTGCCCAACACTTCGGCCCCAAACGTCCTGTACTGAAAAATATTGCGCCAGCTGTATCGGGTTGGCTTTGCCGAGGAGATAGTCGAGAAGCGAGCTGATGAGGTCTCGGTTGCCCAGCTGAACGGCAGCGCTCAAAAGCGTCGTGTTTTCGTTGTTCACGTCAGTCAGCACAATGTCAAAGGGGTAATAGCCGGACAGGGACAAGAGATATCCTAGAATTTCCACACTTCCGCCCTGCACAGCCATCATCAAGACAGACTCTCCCAAGGCACTGCTGGTATGCGCAAGCCTCTCCACCGATATGTCACCCTCTAGCGCACTGCTCAGAGAGCCAACACTTGCTGTCATGGAGTGGTATGAGAATTCCGATGCGCTGGATAGGCTGCGCGTATCCATGGCCACGCGCTTAATCTTCTTCAATGGCAGATCAAGGATTGAATCACTTGCGCCATCGCCGTTGGAGAGTTGAAAGGGGAAAACGTGACCAAGTCCGGTGCCATGAGAAAATCGCTCCGAGGGGCTCAAGACAAGCGAATTTCGCCTCGATGAACTGCGCGGCGGATTGAATCCGACACTAGCTGGTATTCGATCGTTTGCATCGCTGTCGCTGTCTtcgatgtcgtcgtcatcaactGCACCAGGCCTTGGTTCCATAATGTCTCTCAGTGCCTTCATATCCGCCCCCTTGGCGGCATCCCACAAGGCTCTGTTCTTCTTGCTGGCGCGGCGCAGTCCTGCCGAGTCTGTGAAGAGATATGCTAAAACGGCCTCGAAAGTGCTCAAAGCATAGCCCATCTCTCCGCTATCTACATCTTCGACAAAGTTGAAATTTCTTATATAGGTGAGTCGAGCCTGTAGATTCTTCACTTGAGACCGAATTATGACGTATAACAGTAGCGAAACTAGGGTGTCTGCGTTGACGGTCATGATGGCCTTTTCAGAAGTTGATGCCTCAGCTGAGGCGCCGGCTAGAGGCCGTGAAGTGTCGGTTAGCTGTGAAGCAATCTTCATTGTTGACAGTAATAGGTCCAGCATTTCCGGTGGACTCATGGCGTTGGATATCCTCCTGAATTCATCGACAGCAGGGTTGAGTTGGGTAACAAGATCattcttggccttgaggccTCCatcgatggcgatgccaagcTGGGAGATGTCGATGAACTCCATTTTGCGTATCTTAGCTTCCAGTTCCAGGTCATCTCGTCTCTTAATAGCACTAAGCTTGCCGAATAACAGGCCATGGACATTTTCAGCAATATAGCGCTCGATCAGCTTTTCCACTAGTGGACCTGTCAAGTCTGTTGTGGCACCTAGCAGAGACAGCTGTTGTTTATCTACCCCTTGAAAGATATCAATGGCAGCTGTGACGGCACTCTCGAGCGAGGCACGCATGAtatcctcatcgtcttccgCATAgaaatcttcttccacaggCAAGTTATTATGTAAATGAGCTTTCCCATTTCTAGCTGTCAAGCTGTCTGCCCTTGCTCTTCTAGCAGCAGAAGTAACTGGACCATCGGGTTTGGGGTCGGGAATGTATGAAGCcgatggcggaggcggtAGGGGTTTCTGGAAGACTGTCGTGAACTCGACAAAGAGCTTTTCTAGCCCGGGCTGCATCTGCCGGGCAATCATGGGGAAGTGGTTGAGAAGATCGTGAAAGCTCCTAATGTCCTTTTTGCGCGGCAAGGCATCGGCTGAGTCACCATTGGCTTGCCgtttttgctgttgctctgcggcggcgcggCTTCTGACTCCCGAAATGAGCACCGCAGGCTCAAGCCTAACCTCCTCCCAGGCTCCGATCAGAGGCTTCGAGATGTAGTATACCAGCCATTGTCGCTGTTCGAAGACATCCGGGTACCATATGGTGTCATTGAGGATCTGGGCTTGCGCAAGATTCTTGAATCCTGGGAACATGATAGAATTAGCTACCGGAGGTGCCTTGCTCAAGCTTCTCCTGCTCGGCATACCTTTGTTGCTGTAGATGAAAGAGTCCTTGACGATGACGCTCCTCCCGTTCAGTGTGTTGAACTGGCGAGCCTTGCCTCGCGCCTCGCGCAGGTTCTGCGAGCTGTCCTTGCCAGCTACAGGACCGTCGGGGCCGGGGATGCGCAGCACATGGCTGGCTAGGAACTCGTCCGAGGCGACGACCTCGTGGGCCGGGGCGCCGCTCTCCGTCTCGCGATGGGTGAGAAGCACATCGGTCAGCGGCACCAGCAGGATGTGGTGGTGGACGGGGGTGCACTGTGCGGCGACCTGGCtcttgaagaaggcggaCAGAAAGGGGTTTAGTGGTTGCATTCACTCGGCTTGATGGGAGGCCGGAGTCGAGCCTTGTCGATGCTCTGGCGCGAGGCTGAGAGGCTGTAGCTGCGGGTGGTGATGGACAGATCGAGGGGGTCGAGGGGGCGGATGCGGAATGGGCGGCCAGCGAGAGAcatgtgatgatggaagcgGCGCAAAAACGAGGGAGAGGCGGGTCAATTCTGCAGAGTAGATGCCGGTAAGAcgatgctggagctgatgATGCAATGCGATGTGAGGTCCAAGTGCTGGAGCGCTGAAGATCGGAGGAGCTTGTTGGAGTTGATAGCGAGATGGATGTACAGGTACATCCCTGACCTCATCCCACGCGTTTCTGCTGGCTTGGACCAGTCTGGCATCGCTTGTACCTGGCCTTGTGCGCTAAGATGCGGGAGTGCACAGACCCCGGCTGGTTATTGCCCGATAAGAGGTGGGAAGAATGGATAATCCGGCTTATCTGATGGAGGGGCTGTGACTACCCTGGAACATGCATTTTACTGTAATCCAGAGAAATATAAATAACATCGAAGAGTATAgataaaatctttttttggaaATAGCCACTAAAGAATCTTTAATATCAAATGTTGTCTTGTAACTGCTGTTGGATCtgctacatgtacatgtggGTATTGCCGCCTGCTGGGCTTGGCCTATACGAGTGCAGACTACTACTAccttggaggaagagatcCTTGTCTAATATTTATTGTATTCCTTGATCCTTTAGGCTCCGAAATGAGAGCTTTATGTCTCTTTTTGTGGGCCCTGTGAATCTGGCTATATGTACTCAGTGCCCAGGGTCTACCAGCGCCCAATGCCTAACAAATGCCCAGGTGCGAATAAAAGCACGTGTTTGAGGCACCCCCTCGTCCATTCTTATTACGGCACAAGAAAACGCAGCTTCATTAACCTTTCAAAATATTATTCTGCGAATGCCTTTATCATGACCGCTGTTCTCTAGAAAGCGTTTGACTTACTAGACCGCTACCATGACAAAACATACAGTATCTCGTCCTATTAGTCGCGACGAGTTTGAGATTGCGATTGTGTGCGCCTTGCCGCTTGAATACAATGCGACGGTGATTCTTCTAGATTATTGTTGGGATACAGAAGGAGACCCATATGGGAGAGCAAGGGGGGGATAATAACACTTATACAACTGGATCTATGGGCGGCTTTAACGTTGTCGTCCTGCTTCTCCCTGGCATTGGAAAAGTCGAGGCAGCAGGCTCAGCAGCTAGCCTCCGATCGAGCTATCCGGACATCAGACTCCTCTTTTTAAATGGAATATGTGGCGGCGTGCCGTTTGTAAAGGGCGATGAACTCCTTCTGGGTGACGTTATTATCAGCAAAACTGTTGTCCAGTATGACCTCGGCAGCCGGTACCCGGACGCtttcaaaacaaaagataCAATTGATGATAGACTCGGGAGAGCAAGCAAGGAAATCCGAAGCTTCACTGCCATTCTGGAGACAGATCGCGGGAGCGACCGTTTGGAAAAGCGGGCTGCTTGTCTTCTAGACGTGATACAGCGAACATTCGAAGAGAGAGATCCGAGGCGCCGAAGGACTACAACTTACGCATATCCGGGATCGTCGAATGATAAGTTGTTTGAAGCCAGTTATTGTCACAAGCATCGCATTTCGAAGACATGCGAGTGTTCAAATAGTGATCAGGACGAAGATCTCGTATGTGAGGCCTCCAGAAAACTTTCATGCGACCAGCTCGGCTGCGATCACGCCCGCTTGGTGTCGCGCATCCGtcttggagagaagaaacagtTGGAAGAGGACGGAAACATCAAAGATGCTCAAGCGCCATCTGTTTTCATTGGACGAGTTGGTTCAGGCGATACAGTGCTCAAGTCTGGGACTGATCGCGATAGACTGGCTAGAGAGCACGACATTCTGGCGTTTGAAACAGAGGGATCCGGCATCTGGGATGAATTCCCCTGTATTATCGTCAAGGGTGTTTGCGATTATGTCGACAgccacaacaacaacaaacatGAAGACTGGAAAAACTTCGCCGCTGCCACCGCAGCATCAGTTGTTAAAGGACTCATCGAGAATTATCCCAAAACCGACAAACGGGTTACTGCCTTGGTCAAGAATTCGATTTCTACACAAATCGAAGACTCTCGGGATAATAGAGAATGTTTGAGAGATTTACGCAGCACAGACCCTGTTGACGATAAGAAGCGCATCCAAACGACCAAAGGTGGCTTGCTACGAGACTCATATGCCTGGATTTTGACAAACAGTGCGTTCCTGCAATGGCGCGATGATCCCAAATGCCCTCTTCTCTGGGTCAGAGGCAATCCTGGAAAAGGGAAGACAATGTTGTTATGTGGCATtgtggatgagatggagaaatCTGCTGTCTACAACCTCTCTTACTTCTTTTGCCAACAGACCGACTCTCGCATCAATAATTCAGTGGCTATTCTACGTGGTCTCATATACATGCTAGTCCGCAAGCAGCCATCTCTTATGCCGCATATCCGGACAAAGTACGACGACGTGGGCAAGGCTGTGTTTGAAGATCAAAATGCCTGGGTTGCACTTTCGCAAATTCTGGCCAACATCCTTCGAGACCCTAGTCTGAAGGATACAATTCTGATTATTGATGCACTGGACGAATGTTTCCACGGCTTacaccagcttctcgaccTGATAATGGAGATCTTATCCTCATCTACTGGGATAAAGTTGTTAGTATCGAGTCGCAACGAGTTGGATATCCAAAAGCGACTAGAAGACGCCAAAGAGACATCAAGTGTGAGTCTTGAGCTCAATTCAACCTCTGTTGTTGCGGCTATTGCATCATACATCCGACACAAAGTTCAAGAACTAAaatttgatgatgaagatacCCAAACTGAAGTAGAACAATATCTCATTAAACATGCCAATGGTACCTTCCTCTGGGTAGCTTTGGTCTGCGATAATTTGAAACGAGTCCCGAAACGAGTCCCGAAACTTCAATTGCGCTCAGTGTTGGCCAAATTCCCTCCAGGACTTGATCATCTGTATGAACGAATGATGGAAAAGATATGCGATGTGAATGCGATCGACCTTGGGAGGCAGATTCTGGCCATCGCTCTCGCTGTTTACCGGCCTCTGACCATTCTGGAACTGGCTTCTCTGGTGGATTTCAATCTAGGAAAAATCGAAGAGAACGGTCAAGCATTATGCGAAATTGCCGAACAGATACCAGGACTTTGTGGTTCATT encodes:
- a CDS encoding uncharacterized protein (BUSCO:EOG092D074K) is translated as MQPLNPFLSAFFKSQVAAQCTPVHHHILLVPLTDVLLTHRETESGAPAHEVVASDEFLASHVLRIPGPDGPVAGKDSSQNLREARGKARQFNTLNGRSVIVKDSFIYSNKGFKNLAQAQILNDTIWYPDVFEQRQWLVYYISKPLIGAWEEVRLEPAVLISGVRSRAAAEQQQKRQANGDSADALPRKKDIRSFHDLLNHFPMIARQMQPGLEKLFVEFTTVFQKPLPPPPSASYIPDPKPDGPVTSAARRARADSLTARNGKAHLHNNLPVEEDFYAEDDEDIMRASLESAVTAAIDIFQGVDKQQLSLLGATTDLTGPLVEKLIERYIAENVHGLLFGKLSAIKRRDDLELEAKIRKMEFIDISQLGIAIDGGLKAKNDLVTQLNPAVDEFRRISNAMSPPEMLDLLLSTMKIASQLTDTSRPLAGASAEASTSEKAIMTVNADTLVSLLLYVIIRSQVKNLQARLTYIRNFNFVEDVDSGEMGYALSTFEAVLAYLFTDSAGLRRASKKNRALWDAAKGADMKALRDIMEPRPGAVDDDDIEDSDSDANDRIPASVGFNPPRSSSRRNSLVLSPSERFSHGTGLGHVFPFQLSNGDGASDSILDLPLKKIKRVAMDTRSLSSASEFSYHSMTASVGSLSSALEGDISVERLAHTSSALGESVLMMAVQGGSVEILGYLLSLSGYYPFDIVLTDVNNENTTLLSAAVQLGNRDLISSLLDYLLGKANPIQLAQYFSVQDVWGRSVGHYLFNAPWMIGSIGSLIQWRQRDKNGQTPLFALCRCYDHVDYYAMVEDGIRAAQQSQLDGQPLHVDEHIDGKGNTLLHIMNDPRLALQILQFCDVDVNATNEKKFTALMVASKYGRYDMVRALFADPRVDLGAKELRGLTAVELAKDDEVRNRIDDLGLFSMPPARDGRITGVVRAFFVEDSTVRLVLKSAAPTDHDSYTVTTSRRSLTDFEQLARLLAEENPASWIPSMADTRWPFQLPSRPSRAALRDIQTRTDWFLKIMLSHPTLSTHEMLWEFFLVPELQLEAMEQRTKLKAETRLEKVREEYEPMDDIRVVEQFVDHARDMVRSVSSATKSVTRRANAATQVAADYYDAAALLYRAVFTIQFLPPQHIVGMEVFVRAMAPAQHNPQIIFHTTLMAIQSTVQAMLLSLSKPTNLIVQITAAKREADRNDSAATRPSRWGLGLLDDSRQRNQEEKGKRARESREQAAFLSKELRYTQQTVAAELAGWKESHDQVAIRAIRDYARGMAVQERIRLEGMMRALRIVRMGNYQQGMMNTMSQRRPPSPPTDGKQEAEDGDDVPPGNGTSGAE
- a CDS encoding uncharacterized protein (EggNog:ENOG41), whose translation is MGEQGGDNNTYTTGSMGGFNVVVLLLPGIGKVEAAGSAASLRSSYPDIRLLFLNGICGGVPFVKGDELLLGDVIISKTVVQYDLGSRYPDAFKTKDTIDDRLGRASKEIRSFTAILETDRGSDRLEKRAACLLDVIQRTFEERDPRRRRTTTYAYPGSSNDKLFEASYCHKHRISKTCECSNSDQDEDLVCEASRKLSCDQLGCDHARLVSRIRLGEKKQLEEDGNIKDAQAPSVFIGRVGSGDTVLKSGTDRDRLAREHDILAFETEGSGIWDEFPCIIVKGVCDYVDSHNNNKHEDWKNFAAATAASVVKGLIENYPKTDKRVTALVKNSISTQIEDSRDNRECLRDLRSTDPVDDKKRIQTTKGGLLRDSYAWILTNSAFLQWRDDPKCPLLWVRGNPGKGKTMLLCGIVDEMEKSAVYNLSYFFCQQTDSRINNSVAILRGLIYMLVRKQPSLMPHIRTKYDDVGKAVFEDQNAWVALSQILANILRDPSLKDTILIIDALDECFHGLHQLLDLIMEILSSSTGIKLLVSSRNELDIQKRLEDAKETSSVSLELNSTSVVAAIASYIRHKVQELKFDDEDTQTEVEQYLIKHANGTFLWVALVCDNLKRVPKRVPKLQLRSVLAKFPPGLDHLYERMMEKICDVNAIDLGRQILAIALAVYRPLTILELASLVDFNLGKIEENGQALCEIAEQIPGLCGSFLVLQDQTVYFVHQSAKDYLDNKAPDELFLSKKAHHQILSASLPNIEMTLKKDIYGLEEPGYSVYDIPAMEPDPLAAVRYSCVYWIDHFLDSLPQDELGAESNTPYYKPVEDFLRSTYLYWLEALALLRNIPRGVIIMQKLEKRVRKTELGTSIKDLIKDACRFIQEFADAIHDAPLQAYVSALLFSPDSSLIHRLFEKDLPNWVIIGPKLESNWRLRMLEGHQDWVTSIAISCRGNWLASTSEDTTVKIWDTGSDLTISLLR